A window of the Streptomyces sp. JB150 genome harbors these coding sequences:
- a CDS encoding GAF and ANTAR domain-containing protein, whose amino-acid sequence MRPRQERDGAWAADVIAESVRGVGAGELPRRLCQVATRLLPVDGAGVSLAGEGMPVPLSAGDDRAAELMEIQASLGEGPCLEAARTGAPVLVDDLATRAAAGRWPVFAQQATAAGVRAVYALPLGDGAGCVGTLDLYRETPGVLTAPEQHIAHLMARVVTAALMYLPSEDEYGYRADGTWLSDLADGHDRVFQAVGMIMARLGIGADEALARLRARAFAHGRTVLDLAHDVVARREPFDRE is encoded by the coding sequence GTGCGGCCCAGGCAGGAGCGGGACGGAGCATGGGCCGCCGACGTGATCGCGGAATCGGTGCGGGGCGTCGGCGCCGGGGAACTGCCGCGCCGGCTGTGCCAGGTCGCGACCCGGCTGCTGCCCGTGGACGGCGCCGGCGTCTCGCTGGCCGGCGAGGGGATGCCCGTACCGCTGAGCGCCGGGGACGACCGGGCCGCCGAGCTGATGGAGATCCAGGCGTCGCTGGGGGAGGGGCCCTGCCTGGAGGCGGCCCGCACCGGCGCGCCGGTCCTCGTCGACGACCTGGCCACGCGGGCCGCCGCCGGCCGCTGGCCCGTCTTCGCCCAGCAGGCCACCGCGGCGGGGGTGCGGGCCGTGTACGCGCTGCCGCTGGGCGACGGCGCCGGCTGCGTCGGCACCCTCGACCTGTACCGCGAGACCCCCGGCGTCCTCACCGCGCCCGAGCAGCACATCGCGCACCTCATGGCGCGGGTGGTGACCGCCGCGCTGATGTACCTGCCGAGCGAGGACGAGTACGGCTACCGCGCGGACGGCACCTGGCTCTCCGACCTGGCCGACGGGCACGACCGGGTCTTCCAGGCGGTCGGCATGATCATGGCCCGGCTCGGCATCGGCGCCGACGAGGCCCTGGCCCGCCTGCGCGCCCGCGCCTTCGCGCACGGCCGTACGGTCCTGGACCTGGCACACGACGTGGTGGCCCGGCGAGAGCCGTTCGACCGCGAGTGA